In a genomic window of Methanosarcina horonobensis HB-1 = JCM 15518:
- a CDS encoding potassium channel family protein translates to MESKGHLVVLGYGDVGKSIVNELSEGPFRFVVVDSNEKVFENTEFEHIVGNGSDEEILVAAGVNTASFVFVALNDDTYVIFATLISRGLNPEATIVARANSVKSIDKIYKAGADYVGSLSIVAGQMLAKMSANCIGKVCRIDEDIMLYEGIEIEKHHIEKGSFLDKKSIEDLDIEKKIGCTVIGIERGGLVTTTVNKQTILHAGDIIAVGGSSKQISEFKEKYLD, encoded by the coding sequence ATGGAGTCAAAAGGGCATCTTGTCGTACTGGGGTATGGAGACGTTGGAAAAAGCATTGTCAATGAACTCTCTGAAGGCCCATTCCGGTTTGTAGTTGTGGATTCCAATGAAAAAGTTTTTGAAAATACGGAGTTTGAACACATTGTTGGTAATGGATCTGACGAGGAAATCCTTGTTGCAGCCGGAGTAAATACTGCATCTTTTGTGTTTGTAGCCCTCAACGATGACACATATGTTATTTTTGCAACCCTCATTTCCAGAGGATTGAACCCTGAAGCAACTATTGTTGCAAGGGCAAACTCCGTAAAGTCCATTGATAAGATTTATAAGGCAGGAGCGGACTACGTAGGATCTCTTTCTATAGTCGCAGGACAGATGCTTGCGAAAATGAGTGCAAACTGCATTGGTAAAGTCTGCAGGATCGATGAAGATATAATGCTTTACGAGGGGATAGAAATAGAAAAGCACCATATTGAGAAAGGTTCTTTCCTTGACAAAAAATCAATAGAAGACCTGGATATCGAGAAAAAAATAGGGTGCACGGTTATAGGCATTGAACGTGGGGGGCTTGTTACTACTACCGTAAATAAGCAGACAATACTTCATGCAGGAGACATAATTGCAGTTGGAGGAAGCAGTAAGCAGATTTCGGAATTTAAGGAGAAATACCTTGATTAA
- a CDS encoding RAD55 family ATPase has product MESLPTGVEGLDLLVEGGYPKGKSILVTGPPGSGKTILGLHFLHRSCQDGRKCILVLTRELTEDVLNQARSLKLDLCPFIEKGQLSIRNIFEDKINKIKSVSKFGKGLCAVDTDIIEYLSSMSSEVDVVVIDNIGVMAIHHDMREFADEFSSISIILMKNGCTSLFIMDEDSYNLTHRLTGYMVFGLMRLITQENFNSGKTKQYLYIEKMRNTPVPIKYSLFDITSQGVRIISGMKSQ; this is encoded by the coding sequence ATGGAAAGTTTGCCTACCGGAGTAGAAGGATTGGATTTACTGGTGGAGGGAGGGTATCCCAAAGGAAAGAGTATTCTTGTTACCGGGCCTCCGGGTTCGGGAAAAACCATCCTGGGGCTTCACTTCCTTCACAGGAGCTGCCAGGACGGCAGAAAATGCATACTTGTTCTTACCAGAGAGCTTACCGAAGACGTACTCAATCAGGCACGCAGCCTTAAGCTTGACCTTTGTCCTTTTATTGAGAAAGGGCAACTCAGTATCAGGAATATATTCGAAGACAAAATAAACAAGATCAAGAGCGTCTCTAAATTCGGAAAAGGGCTCTGTGCCGTGGATACGGACATAATTGAATACTTAAGTTCCATGTCTTCGGAAGTTGATGTTGTGGTCATTGACAACATAGGGGTAATGGCTATACATCATGATATGAGAGAGTTTGCGGATGAGTTCAGTTCGATAAGCATTATCCTTATGAAAAACGGATGTACAAGCCTTTTCATAATGGACGAAGACTCTTACAACCTGACCCACAGGCTTACTGGTTATATGGTTTTCGGGCTGATGAGACTCATAACACAGGAAAATTTCAATTCCGGGAAAACCAAACAGTATCTCTACATTGAAAAAATGAGAAACACGCCAGTTCCGATCAAGTATTCTCTGTTTGACATCACTTCACAAGGAGTTAGAATTATCTCAGGCATGAAATCGCAATGA
- a CDS encoding response regulator, translated as MKPREGALLNEKNKPKVLIVDDMKENVELMEAYLSVEPYEVICAYGGKEALQKVEEEKPDIVLLDVMMPEVNGYEVCKILKENPETQFIPVLMLTALSELEDRIKGIEVGADDFLTKPINRLELKTRVKSLLRVKYLHDRLVADRDSLEVKNRVQSILTAVIPTLLQSVSNEEKKVIINQMTGMVEKTLFDMYHFEDREMDLAYAGNVCAEIMNQLGGNFTSTMDENGKLWIVKGTKCPWKGEEARKNPILCTLTRKIFSNITLKVDSGCRLEALKTIGNRNDCCEFFIRAA; from the coding sequence ATGAAACCAAGGGAGGGAGCCTTGTTGAATGAAAAAAACAAACCGAAAGTCCTGATTGTAGATGATATGAAGGAAAACGTAGAACTGATGGAAGCCTACCTTTCAGTTGAGCCTTATGAAGTTATCTGTGCCTACGGCGGAAAAGAAGCTCTTCAGAAGGTTGAAGAAGAAAAGCCAGATATCGTCCTTCTGGATGTTATGATGCCTGAAGTCAACGGCTATGAAGTTTGCAAAATTCTCAAAGAAAATCCCGAAACCCAGTTCATTCCGGTCCTCATGCTTACTGCTCTCTCGGAACTTGAAGACCGTATAAAAGGGATTGAAGTCGGAGCTGATGACTTTCTCACGAAACCTATAAACAGACTTGAACTCAAGACGAGAGTGAAATCTCTTCTCAGAGTAAAATACCTCCATGACAGGCTGGTTGCTGACCGTGACAGCCTTGAAGTAAAAAACAGGGTACAGAGCATCCTTACAGCCGTAATTCCTACCCTGCTTCAGTCTGTCTCCAATGAAGAAAAGAAAGTCATAATAAACCAGATGACAGGAATGGTCGAAAAAACACTTTTTGACATGTACCACTTTGAAGATAGGGAAATGGATCTTGCCTACGCAGGAAATGTCTGCGCCGAGATAATGAACCAGCTGGGTGGAAATTTTACCTCGACGATGGATGAAAACGGAAAACTCTGGATAGTCAAAGGAACAAAATGTCCCTGGAAAGGAGAAGAAGCTCGCAAAAACCCCATACTCTGCACACTGACCAGAAAAATTTTTTCAAACATAACTTTGAAAGTGGATTCAGGCTGCAGACTTGAAGCTCTAAAAACCATAGGAAACAGAAATGACTGCTGTGAATTTTTCATAAGAGCTGCATAA
- a CDS encoding ATPase domain-containing protein → MERVSTGIEELDRKLSGGYPVNKATLITGVAGSGKTIYGIHFLHRNCAEGRKCLMIATEETPEDILYQAELLGHDIKPYYESGQLTIENIFETRSESIGQTRYGFKPESFDIELPNLIELIREGTECLVIDNLGTFALRVSKKKLRDQFDGLNYLVRKKGCTTLLIMDESAHNLTNQLAEYSVYGSIRLLVKENAYLGKMERYLCIPKMRSTPISPDMSIFEITSEGIKIHETKGGSLVE, encoded by the coding sequence ATGGAGAGAGTTTCAACAGGCATAGAAGAACTGGATAGAAAATTGAGCGGGGGTTATCCTGTGAATAAAGCAACCCTGATAACAGGCGTAGCGGGAAGTGGAAAAACAATCTATGGGATCCATTTTCTTCACAGGAACTGTGCTGAAGGACGAAAATGCCTGATGATCGCAACTGAAGAAACTCCTGAAGATATTCTTTATCAGGCAGAATTACTGGGGCATGACATTAAACCTTACTATGAAAGCGGGCAACTCACCATAGAAAACATATTTGAGACTCGCTCAGAAAGCATAGGGCAGACAAGGTATGGATTTAAACCTGAAAGCTTTGATATCGAGCTTCCTAATCTTATAGAACTCATACGTGAAGGAACAGAATGCCTTGTCATAGATAACCTGGGAACCTTTGCCCTGAGAGTTTCCAAAAAAAAGCTCAGGGACCAGTTTGACGGACTGAACTATCTTGTGAGAAAAAAAGGCTGCACCACACTTTTAATTATGGATGAGTCGGCACACAACCTGACTAATCAGCTTGCCGAGTACTCAGTCTACGGTTCTATTCGCCTTCTGGTAAAAGAGAATGCTTATCTGGGAAAAATGGAGCGCTACCTGTGCATACCCAAGATGCGCAGTACTCCTATATCTCCGGATATGTCGATTTTTGAAATCACATCCGAAGGGATCAAGATTCATGAAACCAAGGGAGGGAGCCTTGTTGAATGA
- a CDS encoding PadR family transcriptional regulator: MEPKLSSDLLRGHTETIVLGILLKRDMYGFEIYNTILERTGEKYELKETTLYSSYKRLEKEGCITSYWGDETQGARRKYYRITEKGCELYQQNKLDWEFTQTIINDLLKEEE, from the coding sequence ATGGAGCCGAAACTGTCATCGGATTTGCTCCGAGGCCACACGGAAACCATAGTGCTTGGAATCCTGCTTAAGCGGGATATGTACGGCTTTGAAATCTACAACACGATTTTGGAACGTACCGGCGAGAAGTACGAATTGAAAGAGACTACGTTGTATTCAAGCTATAAGCGGCTTGAAAAAGAAGGCTGCATCACCTCGTATTGGGGCGACGAAACACAGGGAGCCAGAAGGAAATATTACCGTATCACGGAGAAAGGCTGTGAACTCTACCAGCAGAACAAATTGGACTGGGAGTTTACGCAAACGATTATCAATGATTTGTTGAAGGAGGAAGAATGA
- a CDS encoding permease prefix domain 1-containing protein codes for MDTQKYVDGLFSGYEETPALTDFKEELRSNLDDRIANLIKKGMSEQTAFAKATTELGDVSVLADEISFKKKKEVFSEVYLKTKNYMKLWQKIGYTLAGGLMALGIIISLLAYFASGDIVAGLGVLIVFFIVPVCGFVFLGLTQETARNIPMNWKRALIYVAAVGVILFGLVVFAILFFEENGVDRTLASIGSLIPFVLPGSVVLAFLLLTEKNRHKPWVVEQQAVWAERMKDQLADPYAASRFGLFSGALWIFAIALFAGLGFLIGFQYSWLVFLFAVSGQLLIQAFTTPKIEK; via the coding sequence ATGGACACTCAAAAATATGTTGACGGTCTGTTTTCCGGATATGAGGAAACGCCTGCCCTCACTGATTTCAAAGAGGAATTGCGGAGTAATCTGGACGACAGGATCGCAAATCTCATAAAAAAAGGTATGTCGGAACAAACAGCTTTCGCCAAAGCCACAACGGAACTTGGTGACGTATCTGTGCTGGCAGATGAAATCAGTTTTAAGAAGAAGAAAGAAGTATTTTCAGAAGTATACCTGAAAACCAAAAACTATATGAAATTATGGCAGAAGATCGGCTACACATTAGCGGGCGGACTGATGGCGCTCGGCATTATCATCTCTCTGCTGGCTTATTTTGCATCCGGTGATATTGTTGCCGGTCTTGGCGTTCTCATAGTGTTCTTTATCGTACCCGTGTGCGGCTTTGTATTCCTCGGCCTGACGCAGGAAACCGCCAGAAATATTCCTATGAATTGGAAACGGGCGCTCATTTATGTGGCGGCTGTGGGTGTCATTCTGTTTGGGCTTGTTGTTTTTGCCATATTATTCTTTGAAGAGAATGGCGTTGACAGAACGCTTGCGTCCATTGGCTCGCTGATACCTTTTGTTTTGCCCGGCTCCGTAGTCCTAGCTTTTTTGCTCCTTACCGAAAAGAACAGGCATAAGCCTTGGGTCGTTGAGCAGCAAGCGGTTTGGGCGGAGCGAATGAAAGATCAATTAGCTGATCCATATGCCGCGTCAAGATTCGGTCTGTTCTCCGGCGCATTGTGGATATTTGCCATTGCGTTATTCGCTGGATTGGGATTCCTGATCGGCTTTCAGTATTCATGGCTGGTGTTTCTTTTCGCTGTCTCAGGACAGCTTTTGATTCAAGCGTTTACGACGCCAAAAATCGAAAAATAA
- a CDS encoding GNAT family N-acetyltransferase codes for MAYWKNAVLKEYREKHAGKLVVEKLMERTAELDAGDIYIHAQTHAVSFYEKFGFVAYGDTFLEANIEHISMIKKM; via the coding sequence TTGGCTTATTGGAAGAATGCAGTCCTTAAAGAGTACAGAGAAAAACATGCAGGAAAACTCGTTGTGGAGAAACTTATGGAAAGGACTGCCGAACTCGATGCAGGAGATATCTACATTCACGCACAGACTCATGCAGTCAGTTTTTACGAGAAGTTTGGATTTGTCGCTTATGGAGATACTTTTCTTGAAGCTAACATAGAGCATATTTCAATGATAAAAAAGATGTAG